The uncultured Sphaerochaeta sp. genome includes the window TTCAGCATTGCCTGATAGGTCTCCATGATCTTTGCCTCATCCAGAGCTTTCTTTGCGTTGTTTACCGTTACCACTACCGTATACTGGTTTCCCTCTTCATCAATAAGGAACGTGGTGAGATTAAGCACACCCGGCTCACTGCCTCCCTTATAGGCAACACGCTGCCACTTCTCCTTGGTTGCCAAGCCTGCGTTTATGGTCATCAGATCCAGATGCTGGAGTCGTTCGATCAAATCAGCAAGCTCCGATGCTGTCATGAACCACTCTATATCAAGGGCAACAGGGTCCCCCGAGAAGAGACTTGCTTCAGGGAGGTTTCTGTGTGGGAGAACTGTAAGCAACGTTCTTTTAAGAGCTAGGGAAGCTTTCCGATACTGTTTAAGGATGTCCTCGTTCTCTGGGTTTTTAAGCCGAAACATATCTCCAGTAGAAAGGACAGGGATACTATGAGGGAGATACTTCTCTACGCTTGGTCGGCCTACCTGAGAAAGCAACATATCAGTGGCTGTGTTGTCACTCTGGGAGATCATAAGTGCAGCAAGCGTCTCAATGGTTACTTGGGTACCATCAGGCCAATCCTGAAGAATACCGGTGGGGAGACTCTTCTGTGAAGAACGCAACGGTACACTCTGGTCCCATCGTAGTCTCTCCTCTTCTACGGCATCCAGGAGGGCTGCCAGAATACCAAGCTTGAAAGAAGAGCCTACTGCAAGAGGCATATCCGCTTGGTGGTCCACGAGAATTTCTCCATTCCTACGGATCAACACGGAACTTTCTCCATCCAAGGAGGTTATCTTCTTCACGGCATCGGCGAGGGTTCCACGTGTATCGATAATCTCAGTAAATTGGAGACCTGCAACCTTTCCCTGTCCATCTAGGCTGATATATGCAGTAATTGTTCCATGTTCAAGAACAATGGTATACGGATTCTTATGTCCATCCACCCTCATGAAAGTACCCAGTTGATCAGTTAATTGGCTGATAAGCTGTTGCATGGAGGAGGGAGGTACTGCTGCCTCGAATTGTTTTGTGTATTTGATACTGGCAGGACCATCCGTAAACAAACGAGTAAGAGCAGTGGGTTCAGTTATAGTACTGGCAATCACTACGGCCTCCAGAAATATCAATAACACAAAAAGAATTGCTAAACGTTTTCTCCACATATACCTCTCCAACCATATACATAGGGTTTTTATAGAGGTAATTATACAATACAAACATCCAATAGTCACCTAGAGCAGACCCGTTACAACAACCCAAGATCCTTGTTCAGGAGGCTGGTGGTCGACTTGGCATTCGATTCACTCCCTCCGTTGGCAAACACCAGTAAAGGAGCCAACATGAGCATTGCACGTATTCAGGTGAGGGAGCATAATTTTATTCTTTTCATAACGAGCTCCTTTGGTAACATGTAATCTGTTTTTGGCATTCATACTACCTGATTTGACTAAGCACCCAGAGGAGACTCTGCGCTTTCAAAAATTTACAGACAATCTGAACGATTCTATGAAGCAGAGACCCAATATTACAATCAGTATGTGCTATCTGATGAATACCTTAGGATTCCTCTGAAAATTCCACTATTTTGCAGCTTCCAAAGGTCTATGAAAAGCGAGACCAAGCGCTGCTTCAGGCCATAGATTGAAAGGGAAGGCAATGTCCCTCACTAGGTCCTTGCCCTCCTCGAAGAACAGGGGAAAGCCTGCACCTAGGCGCAAGGTGATGTCCAGGGATGGAGAAAGAGAGTGCTTGAACTCCACCGCACCGCCGAGAGAGAACATCGCAGCATCGAAGGTCAGGGGAAATAGGAAATTGGGTATTCCCAAGAGCACATTTGCACCCCAGGGCTCTTTCAGGAGGTGGGTATCAAGAATAACATAGGCCTCGGTCGCAGCTACACCCATGAGGGAAATGCCCAGCCCGGCCTTCAGCGAGAGGTACTCGTTGAGAGGTTGCGTTATACTGCCTTGGATGCTCATCTGCCAGTCAACTTCCACACCGTAGGAAGGAGCGGAGCAAAAGAGCGGAAAACACAGGAGAAGTACAAGTGGCAGCACCAATACATATACCCTTTTCATGGGGTCCTCCACCTAAAAGTATATACCTTTTCTTCGGGGTATCAAGTGTGGGT containing:
- a CDS encoding serine hydrolase produces the protein MIASTITEPTALTRLFTDGPASIKYTKQFEAAVPPSSMQQLISQLTDQLGTFMRVDGHKNPYTIVLEHGTITAYISLDGQGKVAGLQFTEIIDTRGTLADAVKKITSLDGESSVLIRRNGEILVDHQADMPLAVGSSFKLGILAALLDAVEEERLRWDQSVPLRSSQKSLPTGILQDWPDGTQVTIETLAALMISQSDNTATDMLLSQVGRPSVEKYLPHSIPVLSTGDMFRLKNPENEDILKQYRKASLALKRTLLTVLPHRNLPEASLFSGDPVALDIEWFMTASELADLIERLQHLDLMTINAGLATKEKWQRVAYKGGSEPGVLNLTTFLIDEEGNQYTVVVTVNNAKKALDEAKIMETYQAMLNYL